One genomic segment of Flavobacteriaceae bacterium includes these proteins:
- a CDS encoding transposase, giving the protein MKTNEIIGIDVSKLLIDVCIYSKQIVQQFENSKSGFKLMLKWSFKNSSFSKEETMFVFEHTGMYSHLLSVSLTEQKLSFFIASGLEIKRSIGIARGKDDQIDAKRIALYGYRLKEELKPSKLPKRSILQLKSLLSLRTKLNKQRAGFKVTLKEQKRIYKAKEYKIIFDVQQKMIAELTKQIHKINTQMQAIIDQNIMLKETYKLVTSVKGIGMQTAIMMIVFTDNFSKFENWRKFASYCGVAPFPYQSGTSIKGRTKVSHLANKKLKAIINMCAISAIQHNPEMKLYYHKRIKQGKSKMSTVNIIRNKLIARVFAVVKRQTPYVDTFKFAA; this is encoded by the coding sequence ATGAAAACAAATGAAATTATCGGAATCGATGTCAGTAAATTATTAATTGATGTTTGTATCTATTCTAAACAAATTGTTCAACAGTTTGAGAACAGTAAATCTGGATTTAAATTAATGCTAAAGTGGAGTTTTAAAAATTCGTCTTTCTCTAAAGAAGAAACCATGTTTGTATTTGAACATACAGGAATGTACTCTCATTTATTATCTGTGTCTTTAACTGAACAAAAATTATCTTTTTTCATAGCTTCTGGTTTAGAAATTAAAAGATCTATTGGTATTGCTCGTGGAAAGGATGACCAAATTGATGCCAAACGCATTGCTCTATATGGGTATCGATTAAAAGAAGAACTTAAACCCAGTAAGCTACCTAAAAGAAGTATATTACAACTAAAAAGTCTCTTATCTTTAAGGACAAAACTTAACAAACAAAGAGCTGGTTTTAAAGTTACTTTGAAAGAACAAAAAAGAATTTATAAAGCAAAAGAGTATAAAATAATCTTTGACGTTCAACAAAAAATGATTGCAGAACTAACCAAACAAATACACAAGATTAATACTCAAATGCAAGCTATTATTGACCAAAATATAATGTTAAAAGAAACCTATAAACTTGTTACTAGTGTTAAAGGTATAGGAATGCAAACTGCTATAATGATGATTGTGTTTACTGACAATTTTTCAAAATTTGAAAACTGGAGAAAGTTTGCCTCTTATTGTGGTGTTGCTCCTTTTCCTTACCAATCTGGAACTAGTATTAAAGGACGTACAAAAGTCTCTCATTTGGCTAATAAAAAATTGAAAGCAATTATTAATATGTGCGCTATTTCTGCTATACAACATAACCCAGAAATGAAATTATACTATCATAAAAGAATAAAACAAGGCAAAAGTAAAATGAGTACCGTTAACATTATTAGAAACAAATTAATAGCAAGAGTGTTTGCCGTTGTCAAACGACAAACACCCTATGTAGATACTTTTAAATTTGCTGCATAA
- a CDS encoding DDE transposase — MARIYGVNGKKFQRQYRDYLSEFKQWKEKSHAKEWLIFPENIGTRLSIDEVALSKGELYTIVTNKKAKGKKGSIVAIIATTKAEPIIKHLFKISSAKRNKVREITLDMANSMKLIAKRCFPKAIQVTDRFHVQKLALEALQEIRIKHRWEAIDTENERIKLAKTNNKEYYPEILENGDTIKQLLARSRYLLYKAPSNWTEDQRVRANILFKRYPDIKTAFKLVQGLRNIFNTANSIQVAYTKLAHWYKDVEQTAYKAFNTIANSIRLNYRSILNYFINRSTNAAAESFNAKIKAFRLQFRGVKNTEFFLYRLTTIFA; from the coding sequence ATTGCAAGAATCTATGGCGTGAATGGGAAGAAGTTCCAAAGGCAGTATCGAGATTATTTGAGTGAGTTTAAACAGTGGAAGGAAAAGTCTCATGCCAAAGAGTGGTTGATCTTCCCTGAGAATATAGGAACTCGATTATCTATCGACGAAGTAGCCTTATCAAAAGGAGAACTCTACACCATCGTTACCAATAAAAAAGCTAAAGGAAAGAAAGGAAGTATTGTGGCGATCATAGCTACTACCAAAGCAGAACCTATTATCAAACACCTATTTAAAATCTCATCTGCGAAAAGAAACAAGGTCAGAGAAATTACCCTAGATATGGCGAACTCCATGAAGCTGATTGCCAAACGGTGTTTCCCCAAAGCCATACAAGTAACCGATAGATTCCATGTACAGAAACTAGCTCTAGAAGCACTTCAAGAAATTAGGATCAAACATCGATGGGAAGCCATAGATACAGAAAATGAACGGATCAAACTTGCCAAAACCAATAACAAAGAATATTACCCTGAAATATTAGAAAATGGAGATACCATAAAGCAACTCTTGGCTAGAAGCAGATACTTACTCTACAAAGCACCAAGTAATTGGACAGAAGATCAAAGAGTAAGAGCTAACATCCTCTTTAAAAGATATCCTGATATCAAAACAGCTTTTAAGCTCGTACAAGGACTTAGAAATATCTTCAACACAGCAAACTCAATACAAGTCGCTTATACAAAACTAGCGCATTGGTATAAAGATGTAGAACAAACAGCATACAAGGCTTTTAATACCATAGCAAACTCTATCAGGCTTAACTATAGATCAATATTGAATTACTTCATTAATAGAAGTACTAATGCAGCGGCAGAATCTTTCAATGCCAAAATCAAAGCCTTTAGATTACAATTTAGAGGGGTCAAAAACACAGAATTCTTCCTCTATAGATTAACTACAATTTTTGCATAA
- a CDS encoding transposase, with protein sequence MELSLDLLKFILPEMLVEHFDLVRHTHRNEELHLYFEERNVVPKEVINPNVIAHGFHKEITIEDFPLRGNTVYLHVRRRRWLDKETRQIIQRDWNLVAQGTRMTGEFAAFLKEISRY encoded by the coding sequence TTGGAATTATCCTTAGACCTTTTAAAATTCATCTTACCTGAGATGCTCGTAGAACATTTTGATTTGGTAAGACACACTCATCGAAATGAGGAACTTCATTTGTATTTTGAAGAGCGTAATGTTGTTCCTAAAGAAGTCATAAATCCTAATGTAATTGCTCATGGTTTCCACAAAGAGATTACTATTGAAGACTTTCCTTTGCGTGGAAACACTGTGTATCTTCACGTAAGGCGACGTAGATGGTTAGATAAAGAGACTAGGCAAATCATTCAAAGAGATTGGAATCTAGTAGCTCAGGGAACTCGCATGACAGGTGAGTTTGCTGCTTTTTTAAAAGAGATTAGTCGATACTGA
- a CDS encoding polyprenyl synthetase family protein, producing the protein MDILTYQTEFLHYLKTKKWIKEPESLYTPIDYILQLGGKRIRPVLTLMVADIFSNDFKKALPAALAVEVFHNFTLVHDDIMDNAPLRRGKKTVHEKWNVNTGILSGDAMLILAYQYFENYEPAIFQKLAKLFSKTALEVCNGQQLDMDFELRDDITIEEYVTMIRLKTSVLVAAALQMGAIVAEANAKDSQLIYDFGSYLGIAFQLQDDYLDTFGNPETFGKQVGGDIIENKKTFLYLKAMALADVGDKKKLLQYYRQKSEDDSLKILEVTRIFEKYNIPSVIRERIRIYTQKSFDTLSALSIDDRDKSKLREFGHYLMNRIR; encoded by the coding sequence TTGGATATTTTAACTTATCAAACCGAGTTTTTACATTATTTAAAGACAAAAAAATGGATTAAAGAACCTGAGAGTCTGTATACTCCGATAGATTATATTTTACAGTTGGGAGGTAAAAGAATACGGCCGGTATTGACATTGATGGTAGCGGATATTTTTTCGAATGACTTTAAAAAAGCATTGCCTGCGGCCTTGGCCGTAGAGGTATTTCACAATTTTACTTTGGTTCATGATGATATCATGGACAATGCTCCTTTAAGAAGAGGTAAAAAAACGGTTCATGAGAAATGGAATGTGAATACAGGGATACTCTCCGGAGATGCCATGCTGATCCTGGCGTATCAATATTTTGAAAATTACGAACCCGCAATTTTTCAAAAATTGGCGAAGTTATTTAGCAAAACAGCTTTGGAGGTTTGTAACGGACAGCAACTAGATATGGATTTTGAGCTGAGAGATGATATCACGATTGAAGAATACGTTACGATGATTCGTTTAAAAACGTCGGTATTAGTTGCTGCTGCTCTACAAATGGGTGCCATTGTTGCGGAAGCTAATGCCAAAGACAGTCAGCTGATATATGATTTTGGTTCATATCTGGGTATTGCTTTTCAATTGCAGGATGATTATCTAGATACGTTCGGCAATCCGGAAACATTTGGGAAACAGGTGGGAGGAGATATCATAGAGAACAAAAAAACATTCCTGTATTTAAAGGCTATGGCATTAGCAGATGTCGGGGATAAGAAAAAATTATTACAGTATTACCGTCAGAAATCGGAAGACGATTCTTTAAAAATTTTAGAGGTTACCCGAATTTTTGAAAAATACAACATTCCGTCTGTCATCCGGGAACGGATTCGTATATATACTCAAAAATCTTTTGATACGCTTTCTGCTTTAAGTATTGATGACAGGGATAAAAGCAAGCTAAGAGAATTTGGTCATTATCTAATGAATCGGATTAGATAA
- a CDS encoding TetR family transcriptional regulator: MREEILHKAGEMFLNLGFKSVTMDDIAAELGVSKKTIYKYFENKLKLVEDSTVALHESCLTMINMIIDQGHNPIKENFEIKKMFKEMFQNASSSPIYQLKKYYPAIYEKVMKKEMVAFSDCLKSNLERGIEEGYYRTAIDIELYIQFYFSLVFSIHESVIENYKIPDLEKAALEYHTRAIATEKGIEELEKHL, translated from the coding sequence ATGAGAGAAGAAATACTACATAAAGCAGGAGAAATGTTCTTAAACTTAGGGTTTAAGAGCGTTACGATGGACGATATTGCTGCGGAATTAGGAGTTTCAAAAAAAACGATCTACAAGTATTTTGAAAATAAGCTAAAGCTTGTAGAGGATTCGACCGTAGCATTACATGAATCGTGTTTGACAATGATTAATATGATTATTGATCAGGGTCATAACCCGATTAAAGAAAATTTTGAAATCAAAAAAATGTTTAAAGAAATGTTCCAAAACGCTTCCTCTTCTCCTATCTATCAGCTTAAAAAATACTATCCCGCCATTTATGAAAAAGTAATGAAAAAAGAAATGGTTGCTTTTTCCGATTGCTTGAAATCTAATTTGGAAAGGGGAATTGAAGAAGGGTATTACAGAACGGCTATTGATATTGAACTTTATATTCAGTTCTATTTTTCCTTGGTTTTCAGTATTCATGAATCTGTAATTGAAAACTACAAAATACCTGATTTGGAAAAAGCGGCATTAGAATATCATACAAGAGCTATAGCTACTGAAAAAGGAATTGAAGAACTAGAAAAACATTTATAA
- a CDS encoding TolC family protein, with amino-acid sequence MKKIKILSAFFFVSISIPAQEVAKNISLQEAIAYAIRNSYNTKIAANDIASAKKRVWETTTIGLPQIDAKADYQNWLQQQVSLLPAEIFGGNAGEFAEVTFGTKQNLNAVITLRQLIFDGSYLVGLQSARTFLKISEQAKEKTDRGVREAVINAYGNVLITEKSIEILEKNKKLLEKNLTEAQKIYENGLNEEEDVEQLEITLGNINNQLNSVLRIKAIAYQMLNITLGNPITTKLNLTDTLDSLTEQNIDLNLISQSFDMENHIDFKIAKNNRESKRLLMRYEQSKSLPVLKAFINYGSTANSNSFTFFNSDQRWFNYSLLGVSLEVPIFSSLQRNSKTAQARIALETADIQLEETKQELNLQVQRTKSDYQLSIEDYKNAKKNVALAERIEMKQRIKFFEGISSSFDLTQAQNQLYTQQQRYIQSMLDLIAKKAALENALNN; translated from the coding sequence ATGAAAAAAATTAAAATTTTAAGTGCATTCTTTTTTGTCAGCATATCAATTCCTGCTCAGGAAGTAGCAAAAAATATATCCCTGCAAGAGGCGATAGCATATGCTATCAGGAATAGTTATAATACCAAAATTGCAGCAAATGATATTGCATCTGCAAAAAAGAGAGTTTGGGAGACCACAACTATTGGCTTGCCACAAATAGATGCGAAAGCGGATTATCAGAACTGGCTACAACAGCAGGTTTCATTACTCCCCGCAGAAATTTTCGGAGGAAATGCGGGGGAGTTTGCAGAAGTAACTTTTGGAACAAAACAAAATTTGAATGCAGTCATTACATTAAGACAACTCATTTTTGATGGTTCCTATTTGGTAGGATTGCAATCGGCAAGAACGTTTTTAAAAATATCCGAACAAGCCAAAGAAAAAACCGATCGAGGAGTCAGAGAAGCCGTTATCAATGCATATGGGAATGTACTGATCACAGAAAAAAGCATTGAAATCCTGGAGAAGAATAAAAAACTCCTGGAAAAGAATTTAACAGAAGCTCAGAAAATCTATGAGAATGGCCTCAACGAAGAAGAAGATGTAGAGCAATTGGAAATTACATTAGGAAATATCAATAACCAATTAAATAGTGTCTTGAGAATAAAAGCCATTGCTTATCAGATGTTAAATATCACGCTGGGAAATCCAATTACGACAAAATTAAACCTCACAGATACTTTAGACTCTTTAACCGAACAAAACATCGACCTTAATTTGATTTCTCAATCATTTGATATGGAGAATCATATTGATTTTAAAATTGCCAAAAATAACAGAGAATCCAAACGATTGTTAATGCGTTATGAGCAAAGCAAAAGCTTACCTGTTTTAAAAGCTTTTATTAATTACGGAAGTACCGCAAACTCTAATTCATTTACATTCTTTAACAGCGATCAAAGATGGTTTAATTACTCTCTATTAGGCGTTAGTCTGGAAGTTCCTATTTTTAGTAGTTTACAGAGAAATTCAAAAACAGCTCAGGCAAGAATTGCGCTGGAAACAGCAGACATACAGTTAGAAGAAACAAAGCAAGAACTGAATTTACAGGTACAACGAACAAAAAGCGATTATCAGCTGAGTATTGAGGATTACAAAAACGCCAAAAAAAATGTAGCACTGGCAGAAAGAATTGAAATGAAACAGCGCATCAAATTTTTTGAAGGCATTTCTTCCAGTTTCGATTTAACTCAGGCACAAAATCAATTATATACACAACAACAACGTTACATACAGTCTATGCTGGATTTAATCGCTAAAAAAGCAGCATTGGAAAATGCATTAAACAACTAA
- a CDS encoding efflux RND transporter periplasmic adaptor subunit — translation MRTLYIVLMTILFFFSCGKKETSIEAVLATRDVKKIREKKAALDKQQKELAEQIQQLNDTIAKLDPSKNIPLITTITAGQQVFKHYLELQGNVMTKQNVLVYPEVSGLLEKVYVKEGQQVSKGQVLGRIDDAGATQQLAQLEVVAELAKTTFERQKRLWDNKIGSEIEFLQSKTNYESTKNQVIQAKKQLAKFNIRAPFSGVIDDIIKDPGTVVSPGPNAEIFRIVNLNNMYIETDVPEAYITNITKGKNVKIEFPVLGTSMNTKIRQVGSFINPENRTFKIAVSVPNKNNSIKPNLTAKLKINDYTNEKAILIPQSIVSENSQGQQYVYVIKEIEKVKNPEGKERLRGITKQVVIETGKTQGDLIEVLSEINIEDQIVNEGARSVKEGQLVTIKEERK, via the coding sequence ATGAGAACACTATATATTGTATTAATGACCATTTTATTTTTCTTTTCCTGTGGAAAGAAAGAAACATCAATAGAAGCTGTTTTAGCCACCAGGGATGTTAAAAAAATCCGGGAGAAAAAAGCAGCACTGGACAAACAACAAAAAGAATTAGCTGAGCAAATACAACAATTAAATGATACGATTGCTAAGTTAGATCCTAGTAAAAACATTCCTTTAATCACTACTATTACAGCAGGACAACAGGTGTTCAAGCATTACTTGGAGTTACAAGGCAATGTTATGACCAAGCAAAATGTATTGGTATATCCCGAAGTGAGCGGCCTTTTGGAAAAAGTATACGTAAAAGAAGGGCAACAGGTTTCCAAAGGACAAGTATTAGGAAGAATAGATGATGCGGGAGCTACTCAGCAATTAGCACAATTGGAAGTAGTGGCAGAGCTGGCTAAAACTACTTTTGAGCGTCAAAAGAGATTGTGGGACAATAAAATAGGTTCCGAAATTGAGTTTTTACAGTCAAAAACAAATTATGAATCGACAAAAAATCAGGTCATACAAGCCAAAAAACAACTGGCAAAATTCAATATCAGAGCCCCTTTTTCAGGTGTTATAGACGACATTATCAAAGATCCGGGAACCGTTGTGAGTCCCGGTCCAAATGCTGAGATTTTTAGAATTGTAAACCTGAACAATATGTATATAGAGACCGATGTTCCCGAAGCTTATATTACCAACATAACAAAAGGAAAGAACGTAAAAATTGAGTTTCCTGTCTTAGGAACCTCTATGAATACTAAAATACGCCAGGTAGGAAGTTTTATTAACCCGGAAAACAGAACATTTAAAATAGCCGTTTCTGTTCCCAATAAAAATAACAGCATTAAACCTAACTTAACTGCCAAACTAAAAATAAATGATTATACCAATGAGAAGGCAATCCTAATTCCGCAAAGTATTGTTTCTGAAAATAGTCAAGGACAACAATACGTATATGTGATCAAAGAAATAGAGAAGGTCAAAAACCCGGAAGGAAAAGAGAGATTACGAGGAATTACAAAACAAGTGGTTATTGAAACCGGAAAGACACAGGGGGATCTTATAGAAGTGCTATCTGAAATAAATATAGAAGATCAAATTGTTAACGAAGGAGCGAGAAGTGTAAAAGAAGGACAATTGGTTACTATAAAAGAAGAGAGAAAGTAA
- a CDS encoding AcrB/AcrD/AcrF family protein: MANQQKKVNKEFKLSSWAISNKTTIYVLMIVIFFLGISAFLSMPRENFPEIKETKIYISSVFPGNTAEDIEKLITDPLEDKLKTVSGVVEITSTSQEDYSIIMVEFDDTVTVEEAKQKVKDEVDSETSGEDWPTFNNAKVDPTIFELSISEEFPILNINIQGDYPVDKLKEYGEYLQDEIESLAEIKKVDIRGAQEKEVEVAVDIYKMMAAKVSFNDIITSINNGNMTTSAGNLITSGQRRTIRVIGEISRPEALENFVVKSEKNNPIYLRDVATVTFKDKEKITYAREKKADVVMLDVKKRSGKNMVAATEKIRKIVTDAQKNVFPKNLTITIANDQSSKTIGQVDDLVNNIIFGVILVVIVLMFFLGFKNALFVGFAIPMSMFMSLMILNMAGYTMNTMILFGLIMGLGMLVDNGIVVVENVYRLMSEEGMSRVQAAKKGIGEIAFPIIISTLTTVAAFVPLGLWPGFMGQFMKYFPITLSAVLGSSLFVAIFFNSVLVSQFMKTEDKNMPLKRIIIISSTVAVIGMLILLSGTPFKAIGSIMVFTAIMLWVYRLALRPLANGFQTKVLPRWERFYENMLTSALKGWRPGFIIAATFMLLIMAFAGFGESMRSKRTKVEFFPDNEPNQIIVYIEYPQGTDIEKTNEITKEIEKRVQDVIDSEEYIDENGENFLVESAISQVGSGSGNPQTDGGSNAEMPHRGKITATMREFKYRKGAKSRVLQKKIQEAVNDIYPGVAISVEKDAVGPPAGYPVNIELEGQNYKELIETAEKMRDFINSKNIEGIDELKIDVNKKKPAMLVQVDRKKAGELGVSNGQVGQQLRNAVFGAKAGIYKENGEDYDIYVRFKKEDRYNTNAIFNQRITFKDQASGKTKEIPVSAIAKQSNTSGYSAIKHRDVKRVVTVYSALSPGFNDAGAIISQIQDEMSSFTEIPATVKIDYTGQIEEQNKQQAFLMGAFFTGLALIFFILIFQFNSISKPAIIMLAIFLSLIGVFGGIVTTGSSFVIMMTMMGIISLAGIVVNNGVVLLDYTQLLIDREKIENNKNENNIDINDIKNAIIRGGKARLRPVLLTAITTILGLIPLATGLNINFYTLFSEFNPNIYVGGDNVIFWGPLAWTVIYGLFIATFLTLIVVPILFFLITKLKIRLRLKSV, from the coding sequence ATGGCGAACCAACAGAAAAAAGTAAACAAAGAGTTTAAATTGTCCTCCTGGGCAATTAGCAATAAAACCACTATTTACGTCTTAATGATAGTCATTTTCTTCTTAGGCATTTCAGCATTTTTAAGTATGCCAAGAGAGAACTTTCCGGAAATTAAAGAAACTAAAATCTATATTAGTTCCGTATTTCCCGGAAATACCGCCGAGGATATAGAAAAATTAATTACAGATCCGTTAGAAGATAAGCTAAAAACGGTGAGTGGTGTCGTCGAAATTACTTCCACATCTCAGGAAGATTACTCCATTATTATGGTAGAATTTGATGATACGGTTACTGTAGAGGAAGCCAAGCAAAAAGTAAAAGATGAGGTGGATTCCGAAACATCCGGTGAAGATTGGCCCACATTCAATAATGCCAAAGTAGACCCCACTATTTTTGAGCTGAGTATTTCCGAGGAGTTTCCGATTTTAAATATCAATATACAAGGCGATTACCCTGTAGACAAACTAAAAGAGTATGGAGAGTATTTACAAGATGAAATAGAAAGTTTAGCCGAAATAAAGAAAGTAGACATTCGAGGAGCTCAGGAAAAGGAAGTAGAAGTTGCGGTGGATATTTATAAAATGATGGCAGCCAAAGTCAGTTTCAATGATATCATTACAAGTATCAACAATGGAAATATGACCACATCTGCAGGTAATTTGATAACCAGCGGACAGAGAAGAACGATTCGGGTGATTGGAGAAATCAGCCGACCTGAAGCTTTGGAAAACTTCGTGGTAAAATCAGAAAAAAATAATCCTATTTATCTGAGGGATGTAGCTACCGTTACCTTTAAAGACAAAGAAAAAATCACCTATGCAAGAGAGAAAAAAGCAGATGTGGTAATGCTGGATGTAAAAAAGCGTTCCGGGAAAAACATGGTAGCGGCAACAGAAAAAATCAGAAAAATAGTAACCGATGCACAAAAAAATGTCTTTCCAAAAAATCTGACGATTACCATTGCCAATGATCAATCTTCAAAAACCATTGGTCAGGTTGATGACCTGGTGAATAATATCATCTTTGGAGTTATTCTTGTAGTTATCGTATTGATGTTTTTCTTAGGCTTTAAAAATGCACTATTTGTCGGGTTTGCAATTCCTATGTCCATGTTCATGTCTTTAATGATTCTAAACATGGCCGGATATACTATGAATACCATGATTTTATTTGGACTCATTATGGGCCTTGGAATGTTGGTGGATAATGGAATTGTAGTGGTAGAAAATGTGTATCGCTTAATGTCTGAGGAAGGAATGTCAAGGGTTCAGGCTGCTAAAAAAGGAATTGGAGAAATCGCATTTCCAATCATTATCTCTACATTAACAACGGTAGCCGCATTTGTTCCTTTAGGTTTGTGGCCGGGGTTTATGGGGCAGTTTATGAAGTATTTTCCTATCACGCTTTCGGCGGTGTTAGGTTCCTCTTTATTTGTAGCCATCTTCTTTAATTCTGTTTTGGTCTCTCAATTTATGAAAACAGAAGATAAAAATATGCCTTTAAAGCGCATTATCATTATTTCCTCCACGGTAGCAGTCATAGGTATGTTAATTCTTCTTTCGGGAACCCCATTTAAAGCTATCGGTTCTATCATGGTATTCACGGCCATCATGTTGTGGGTATATCGCCTGGCATTAAGACCTTTGGCCAATGGGTTTCAGACTAAAGTATTACCGCGCTGGGAACGTTTTTATGAAAATATGCTTACATCGGCATTAAAAGGTTGGCGACCGGGGTTTATTATCGCAGCTACTTTTATGCTATTAATCATGGCTTTTGCAGGCTTTGGTGAGTCGATGAGAAGTAAAAGAACAAAAGTAGAGTTCTTTCCGGATAATGAACCCAACCAGATCATTGTGTATATAGAATATCCGCAGGGTACGGACATTGAAAAGACCAATGAGATTACCAAAGAGATTGAAAAAAGAGTACAAGATGTTATTGATTCGGAAGAATATATAGATGAAAACGGAGAGAATTTTTTAGTAGAAAGTGCCATTTCTCAGGTAGGGTCGGGATCCGGAAACCCACAAACAGATGGGGGATCAAATGCCGAAATGCCGCATAGAGGCAAGATTACTGCTACTATGAGGGAATTTAAGTACAGAAAAGGAGCAAAATCCAGGGTATTGCAAAAGAAAATTCAGGAAGCAGTAAACGACATATATCCCGGAGTTGCCATATCTGTTGAAAAAGATGCCGTAGGGCCGCCGGCGGGATATCCTGTCAATATAGAATTGGAAGGGCAGAACTATAAAGAATTGATAGAAACCGCAGAAAAAATGCGAGACTTTATCAATTCGAAAAATATCGAAGGAATTGACGAATTAAAGATTGATGTAAATAAAAAGAAACCGGCAATGCTGGTACAAGTTGACCGGAAAAAAGCAGGGGAATTAGGTGTGAGTAACGGCCAGGTCGGGCAACAATTAAGAAATGCCGTGTTTGGGGCAAAAGCAGGTATTTATAAGGAAAATGGTGAAGATTATGATATTTATGTACGCTTTAAAAAGGAAGACCGGTACAATACAAATGCCATCTTTAACCAGAGAATTACCTTTAAAGACCAGGCATCAGGGAAGACAAAAGAGATTCCTGTTTCTGCTATTGCAAAACAATCTAATACTTCCGGATACAGCGCTATCAAACACAGAGACGTAAAACGTGTCGTTACCGTATATTCCGCATTATCTCCCGGATTTAATGATGCCGGAGCGATTATTTCCCAGATTCAGGATGAAATGAGTAGTTTTACGGAGATACCTGCTACTGTAAAAATTGATTATACAGGCCAGATAGAAGAGCAAAATAAACAACAAGCTTTTTTAATGGGAGCGTTCTTTACCGGGTTGGCACTGATCTTTTTTATTTTGATATTTCAATTTAATTCCATTTCCAAACCCGCCATCATCATGCTCGCTATTTTTTTAAGTTTGATAGGCGTATTTGGCGGTATTGTAACTACCGGATCATCTTTCGTGATCATGATGACTATGATGGGGATTATATCGCTGGCAGGAATTGTAGTAAACAACGGAGTTGTGCTTCTGGATTATACCCAGCTTTTAATCGACAGAGAAAAAATAGAAAACAACAAAAATGAAAATAATATAGATATCAACGATATCAAAAATGCTATTATCAGAGGAGGTAAAGCACGTCTAAGGCCTGTATTATTGACAGCAATTACTACTATTCTCGGATTAATTCCGTTGGCAACAGGATTAAATATTAATTTTTATACATTATTTAGCGAGTTTAATCCCAATATCTATGTCGGAGGAGACAATGTTATTTTTTGGGGGCCGTTGGCCTGGACAGTAATATATGGGTTGTTTATAGCTACATTTTTAACTCTCATAGTTGTACCCATCTTATTCTTTTTAATCACCAAATTAAAAATAAGGTTACGACTGAAAAGTGTTTAA
- a CDS encoding helix-turn-helix domain-containing protein, whose translation MNNKLNRIKEILVRQGVSQKDLAAHLEKNEHTVSNWCINKSQPHLKELYKIAEILKVNVCDLLVNNKDN comes from the coding sequence ATGAATAATAAGCTTAACAGAATTAAAGAGATTTTGGTAAGACAAGGTGTTAGTCAAAAAGATTTAGCGGCTCATCTTGAAAAAAACGAACATACGGTTTCAAATTGGTGTATTAATAAGTCTCAACCTCATTTAAAAGAGTTATACAAGATTGCTGAAATCTTAAAAGTTAATGTTTGTGATCTGTTGGTTAATAACAAGGACAATTAA